In Quercus robur chromosome 11, dhQueRobu3.1, whole genome shotgun sequence, the following proteins share a genomic window:
- the LOC126706180 gene encoding probable flavin-containing monooxygenase 1 isoform X1, with protein sequence MERQVAIIGAGISGLLACKYTLSKGFHPIVFEAKSSIGGVWTKTVETTKLQTPKPVYQFSDFPWPSTVEEDFPNQHQVFDYIQSYANHFDLLRHIKFNSKVLSIEYEGPSEEEMQSWSMWGGIGDPFGSKGKWKVMVEDAQSFSTEVHLVDFVILCIGRFSDFPNIPEFPPNQGPEVFHGKVMHSMDYAAMDYKNAADFVKGKQVTVVGFQKYALDIAMECSVANGTEHPCTVLYKMEHWNVPDYLPWGVPLTYLYFSRFSELLVHKPGEGFLLSLLATLLFPVRWAFSKFVESHIENKLRLAKFGMVPKHSFHKEINSCLIATVPEKFYDKVEEGSINLKKSKSFSFCKEGVLVNGEAQPLKTDLVILATGFQGDKKLKGIFVSPTFKDYIAGSLDATVPLYRECIHPRIPQLAVIGFSESISNLYTSEMRCRWLAELLDSTFKLPSIKEMEKDVAKWDEYMKRYSGQYYRRSCIGALHIWYNDQLCKDMGWNPKRKKGYIAELFEPYGPLDYASQ encoded by the exons ATGGAGAGGCAGGTGGCTATAATTGGAGCAGGTATCAGTGGCCTTTTGGCTTGCAAGTACACTTTGTCAAAGGGTTTTCATCCAATCGTTTTTGAAGCCAAAAGCAGCATCGGAGGAGTGTGGACCAAAACCGTAGAGACCACTAAGCTCCAAACTCCAAAACCAGTATATCAGTTCTCAGATTTTCCATGGCCTTCTACAGTGGAAGAAGACTTTCCTAACCAACACCAAGTCTTTGATTATATTCAATCCTATGCTAACCATTTTGACTTGCTTAGGCACATCAAATTTAATTCCAAAGTTCTGAGCATCGAGTATGAAGGCCCATCTGAGGAAGAGATGCAATCTTGGAGTATGTGGGGTGGTATTGGTGACCCTTTTGGCTCTAAAGGGAAATGGAAGGTTATGGTAGAGGATGCTCAAAGCTTTTCAACTGAG GTACACTTAGTGGACTTTGTGATCCTCTGCATTGGGCGATTCAGTGACTTTCCAAATATTCCTGAATTCCCTCCAAACCAAGGCCCAGAAGTATTTCATGGAAAGGTGATGCACTCCATGGATTACGCTGCCATGGACTACAAAAATGCTGCTGACTTTGTTAAAGGGAAGCAAGTCACTGTTGTAGGATTCCAAAAATATGCCTTGGACATTGCTATGGAATGCTCAGTGGCCAATG GCACTGAACATCCATGTACTGTATTATACAAGATGGAACATTGGAACGTTCCTGATTACCTTCCATGGGGCGTGCCTCTTACTTATTTATACTTTAGTCGCTTCTCCGAGCTACTGGTTCACAAACCTGGTGAAGGCTTCCTACTAAGTCTCCTAGCAACACTTCTTTTCCCCGTG AGATGGGCATTTTCTAAATTTGTTGAAAGCCATATAGAAAATAAGCTGAGGCTGGCAAAGTTTGGAATGGTACCAAAACATAGTTTCCATAAAGAAATCAATTCTTGTTTGATTGCCACGGTACCAGAAAAATTCTATGACAAAGTTGAAGAGGGAAGCATCAATTTGAAAAAGAGTAAGAGCTTCAGCTTTTGTAAAGAAGGTGTTTTGGTTAATGGTGAGGCACAACCCCTAAAGACAGATTTGGTCATATTGGCTACTGGGTTCCAGGGTGACAAAAAACTCAAAGGCATTTTTGTCTCCCCCACCTTCAAAGACTACATTGCTGGTTCGCTTGATGCGACAGTTCCCCTCTAcag GGAATGTATTCATCCTAGAATTCCACAACTAGCAGTAATTGGATTTTCAGAAAGTATTTCAAACTTGTACACCTCAGAGATGAGATGCAGATGGCTAGCAGAGCTTCTGGACAGCACATTCAAATTGCCTAGCATCAAAGAGATGGAAAAAGATGTGGCAAAATGGGATGAGTACATGAAGAGATACTCAGGGCAATACTACAGGAGATCATGCATTGGGGCTCTTCATATATGGTACAATGATCAACTGTGCAAAGACATGGGGTGGAACCCCAAAAGAAAGAAGGGATACATTGCTGAATTGTTTGAACCTTATGGACCATTAGATTATGCTTCCCAATAA